The Polyangium aurulentum genomic interval TGCCGTGAGCGAACGGCTCGAGCGCTTTTCTGGCCTCGTCCGTGCGGCCGAGGCGGACGAGGCACAGGGCGCGGTTGTAGTGGGCCTCGACCGCGAAGCGCCCGCGCGGCGCGGCGGCGAGATAGGCGTTCCAGGCTGCGAACGCCGCGCTCGGGTTTCCCTCGGCGAAATGCGCCCGGTGGGCTGCTTGATAGAGCGCGTGCGCATCCGGGTCGACGGGCGCAGGCGCCTTTGCTTCCTCGGCCGGGTGCTCCTCCGCGGGAGGCGCGGACGTCGCGGCGGCTTGCGCGGTCGGCGCCGCGGGGACGGTCGAGGACACGCGCGCTTCCTTGGGGGGCGCGGGCGGCGGCGGCGCGGGCGGGTTTGGCGCGGCTTCGGGGGCTTCGGCGATCGCTTGCAGTGCGGGGGCGCTGATGTCGGCTGCTGGCGGCTCGGTTGGCGGGGGCTCGGGCGACTCGGGCATCGCGGGCTCGGGGGCGCGCGCCGTGCGCGGGGCAGGCGCGGGCGGCTCCTCGGGCGCGTCTTGTTTGGCGAGGCCGAGCTCGGCGGCGACCTCGTACCAGGCGTCCGGCATCCTGTGCGTGGCCGAGGCCCACGCGACCGAGCCGATGAACACGGCGGCGAGCGGGACCAGGTAGCGAATGGCCGTGAGGCGGCGGGCGCGCTTGGCCTGCAACGAGCGCATGACGCGGGCGCGGGTCTCGTCGGGGCGCGGGGCGGATTCGTCTGCGGTTTCGCGCAGAGCGCGCGCGGCCTCGCGCAGGATGTCGGGCTTCATCGGAACCCCTCCTCTTCGAGCAGGGTGCGCAGCTTTTGCTTCGCGTGGAACAGGCGCGTTCGCACCGTGGCCTCGGGCACGCCCATGATCTCGGCGGCCTCGCGCGCGCTGCGATCCTCGACCTCGAGGAGGACGAACGCGACGCGCTGGGCGTCGGGGAGCGCATCGAGCGCGCGGTTCAAGGCGTGGGCGAGGCTCGCGCGGCTCAGCTCGCGCTCGGGGCTCGGGGCGCGGGGCTCGGGCTCCTGGGCGAGGCGCTCCATGGCGGCGCGTCGTCGCGCGGCGCTGCGCAGGTGGTGGCGGGCGTGATTGACGGCGATCGAGACGAGGAAGGTCTTGAGCGACGATCCTCCCCGGAAGCGCTGGATGGCGCCTGGGAGGGCGACGAAGACGTCGTGCACGAGGTCCTCGGCCGCAGCGTCGTCGCCGGTGAGGCGGCGCGCGAACGAGCGGACGGCGGCGTAGTGCTGATCGTAGACCTCGCCGATGGCGGCGACGTCGCCGCGGCGCATGCGCTCGACGAGGTCGTCGTCCCGGGTGTTCTCGACGGAGCGGGAGAACAGGAACGGGGCGAGCATCTCGATGGCCCTCATCGGGTTTCGCCCCTCCGGCCGCGGCGAGTGTGCGCTGCCTGGGGCAGCTCGTCACGTCCGATGTTGCACCGTTCTTCCATGGCTCGCCCCCCTTCGTTCCCGCACGCGTGCGTTCGTTCAACGCCCTGTGCGTTTTGTGAGCTGTGTCCCGGGTCACAAGAACAAAATGGTCTGACCATTGAACGGAGGGCGGGGGAGCGGGCACGCAGGGACGAACGACAGCCGGCGCGCGAGGGTGATGCCGCCGCTGTACTTAAAAGAAAAACTACCTTCGGGAGTGGTGTGTGATGGATATGCGCAAGTCCTTCGTGCGTGTTCTCGGTATCTCTCTGTTCGCCGCGCTCATGAGCGGGTGCATCTACAGCGAGGGGAATGATTTCGGCGATTGGGACGACGACGATGACGGCTCTTCGCAGGGCGACGTGGGTGTGTGCTTCACGTTCTGCGAGAAGCTCGCCGTGTGCGGAGAGATTGCGGACGAGGCTTCGTGCGTGGATCATTGCCACAAGGAGCACGCATTCGCGCCGGCGCTGACCGAGCAGGGGGCGATGTGCGTGAGCAGCCTGGAGTGCAAGGCGATCGGCGAGTTCGACTGCCCGGGCGCGCCCTTCCCGCCGGGCGCGGGAAACGGCAGCGGAGGCAGCGGTGGTAGCGGCGGCGCCGGCGGAAGCGGCGGAAGCGGCGGCGTCGGCGGCGCTGGCGGCGCTGGCGGCGCCGAGCCCGTCTCTTGCCAGGGCGATTGCGATTGCCCGAGCGGGACGACGTGCCAGCAGGGGGTTTGCGGCTAGGTCCCCTTACCTTCCAGCGCGCACCGCAGCGCCTCGCGCAGCGCCTCGAGCGTGAATGGTTTGTGCAGAAAAACCGCGTGCCCCACGTCGCCGTGGCGCGCGGCCACGTCCTCGGCCGTGTATCCGCTCATCAGGATGAGCGGGATGTCCGGGCGACATTCGCGGATCGCGCGCGCCAGCACGTCTCCGGGCATCAGCGGCATCGTGAGGTCCACGAATGCGACGACCAGATCGGGGATGCCGGCGCGCAGCGCCTCGAGCGCTGCGGGGCCGTCCTCGGCCATGCGCACATCGAAGCCGAGGCGCTTCAGGACGCGCGCGAATGCGGCGCGCACGGCAGGCTCGTCGTCCACCACGAGGGCCGTTCCGCGCCGCGCGCACGTCGCCGTCGCGGGGGGCTCGGCGCGCGGCGCGGCGGCCTCGGTCGCCGGAAACCAGATGTGGAACGTCGTGCCGCGACCGGGCTCGCTCTCGACCTCCATCATCCCGCGATGGCCGCGCACGATGCCGTGCACGGCGGCGAGACCGAGCCCGCGCCCGGCGAATTTCGTGGTGAAGAAGGGGTCGAAGATGCGCGCGAGCGTCTCGGCGTCCATGCCGCATCCGGTGTCCTTCACGGACAGGCGCACGTAACGGCCAGGCGCGCGCTCGCCATTCGGCGCGAGCTGCGCGAGCCTGCCGTCGTCCAGCTCCTCGGCGCGCGTGGAGACCGTGACCGTGCCTTGCGTCCCGGGGTCGATCGCCTCTGACGCATTGACGAGCAGGTTGAGCGCGACCTGCCGCAATTGCGCGGCGTCGGCCTCGATCGCGGGCAGGTCTTCGGCGAGGTCCAGCTCGACCTGCGCGTGCTGGCCCATCGATACGCGCATCAGATCGTCGAGCTCGCGCAGCACGTCGTTCAGGAGCACCGGACGAAGAACGAAATGACCCTTGCCCGCATAGGCGAGCAGCCGGTTCGTCATCTCGGCCGCGCGCCGCACGCCGGCGATGATCGCGTCGACGCTCTCGGCCGTCTCCGATCCCGGCGGGACGTCGAGGCGCACCACGTCGGCGTGGCCGAGGATCGCCGCGAGCAGGTTGTTGAAATCGTGGGCGATGCCTCCGGCGAGCAGGCCGAGGCTCTCGAGGCGCTGCGTGTCCTGCAATTTGCGCTCGATGCGCTTGCGCTCCTCCTCGGCCTGCCGGAAGTCGGTGATGTCGAGGGCGATGAGCATGCCCGCGATGACGGCGCCCGTGTCGTCGCGCACCGGCACGCCGACCAGGTGAAGCGTGCGATCGTTGTGCTGGTATTGAAATTCGGGCGGCGTCTCGCCGGCGAGCGTCGCGCGATAAACGGGCGCGAGCCTCCGGACGGCCTCGGGCTCGAGCACCTCCTGCAGCGTCCTGCCCTCGACCTCCGGGCTCGTGAATCCATACAGCTCGAGCGCGCGCCCGTCCGCGACGAGGTAGCGCAGGTCGCGGTCGAAGAGGAAAACGGCGCCGTTCGGGAAATGGCGCACGAGCGTCCGCAGCTTCGTCTCGCTCTCGCGCAGCGCCTCCTCGACCCGCTTGCGCTCGGCGATTTCGCATCGCAGCGCCTCGTTGGCGCGAGCCGCGCGCCCCACGTCGGCGATCCAGAGCAGGAGCGCCGCGCCGAGCAATACCACGACGACGTCCGCGGGCACGTCGGGGGCGTCGAGGAGCCTCGCCGCGACGAGCGAGAGGACCAGCACCACGGCCGCCGCGAGCAGGGCAAACCGGGTTCTCGAGGGCGGGAAGCGGTGCATGAAGGCCGAAGGAGGCCCGCATGCGACACCATCGGAGTTCCGCGCGCAAGAGAGGGGATTCACAGACGAACCGCGTTTCCCGTCGGTGGGGCGCGTCAACATGCCGCACCCCAGCGGCCGTGCGTGTTGCTACCCTTCGCGAGGTGATCCGCCCCTCTCTGGATTTCTCTACGGATGAAGATCGCTCGCCGCGCGCGCGTGGGGAGACCGCGGGCGAATTCGAGGCGGCGGGCGACGGGGACGTCACGGGACGCATCCTGCGCCGCTGGCTGCTCGGCTTGCGGGGCGCGGTGTTCGGGCTCTTGCTCGTGACGCTGCCGCTCTCGGAGCGCCTGCTCGGCTTCCACGTTCGTTACGCGCTCGCCTTGCCGGCGGTGCTCGCGGTGGCCGCGGTGAACGCGGCGGCCGTCCTGCGGGCGCGGCCGGATCGGCCTGCGTCGCGGGCGTCGGTCGCGCTCGGCGTGGGGCTCGACATGGCGGGCATCGCGGCGGTGCTCGCGTGCGCGGGCGGCGCGGCGAACCCTTTCAACGCGCTCCTGCTCGTGCACGTGGCGCTCGCGGCGTCGATCTTGCCGGGGGCCGCGACGTTCGCGCTGACGGCGCTCGCCGCGTGTCTTTTCGCCGCGCTCTTTGCGGTGCCCTCGGGGGCGTGCTGTCCGAGCCACCCCGAGAACGGGGCGTTCTCGACGCACCTTTATGGGATGTGGGCGGCATTCGTGATGTCCGCGGGGATCATCGCCTATTTCGTGACGCGGGTGCGCGACGCGCTCGAGGCGCGCGGGCGCGAGATCGCGCGGCTGCGGCGCGAGGCCGAGCAGAACGCGCGGTTTTATGCGCTGGGGACTCTGGCGGCGGGGACGGCGCACGAGCTCGGCACGCCCCTCGGCACGATTGCGGTCCTGTCGGGAGAGATCGCCGAGGGGAGCGAGGACCCCGTGGCGCGGCGGCACGCGACGGCGATCGAGGCGCAGGTGGAGCGGTGCCGGCGGGTGATCACCAAGATGCAAGGGTGCGGGTTGCCGCTCGCGGGGGCGGCGGAGCGGACGGAGGTGGTGGACGCCGTCGAGCGCGCGGTGGCGGCGTGGCGCGCGGCGCACCCGGAGGCGAGCGTCTCGGTGCGCGTGGGGAGCGCGGCGGGGGCGACCGTGCCATTGCCGCCCGAGGAGGTGGAGGCCGCGCTCGGGGCGCTCCTCGATAACGCGCTCTTCGCGACGCGCGCGGCGGGCTCGGACGAGCCCATTGCGGTGGTGGTTCGTCCGGACGGACAGGGCATTGCCGTGGCGGTGGAGGACGGCGGCACGGGCGTGGCCGAGGCCTTGCGGGATCGGGTGGGCGAGCCCTTCTTGACGACGAAGGCGCCGGGGGATGGAATGGGGCTCGGGCT includes:
- a CDS encoding RNA polymerase sigma factor — encoded protein: MRAIEMLAPFLFSRSVENTRDDDLVERMRRGDVAAIGEVYDQHYAAVRSFARRLTGDDAAAEDLVHDVFVALPGAIQRFRGGSSLKTFLVSIAVNHARHHLRSAARRRAAMERLAQEPEPRAPSPERELSRASLAHALNRALDALPDAQRVAFVLLEVEDRSAREAAEIMGVPEATVRTRLFHAKQKLRTLLEEEGFR
- a CDS encoding hybrid sensor histidine kinase/response regulator yields the protein MHRFPPSRTRFALLAAAVVLVLSLVAARLLDAPDVPADVVVVLLGAALLLWIADVGRAARANEALRCEIAERKRVEEALRESETKLRTLVRHFPNGAVFLFDRDLRYLVADGRALELYGFTSPEVEGRTLQEVLEPEAVRRLAPVYRATLAGETPPEFQYQHNDRTLHLVGVPVRDDTGAVIAGMLIALDITDFRQAEEERKRIERKLQDTQRLESLGLLAGGIAHDFNNLLAAILGHADVVRLDVPPGSETAESVDAIIAGVRRAAEMTNRLLAYAGKGHFVLRPVLLNDVLRELDDLMRVSMGQHAQVELDLAEDLPAIEADAAQLRQVALNLLVNASEAIDPGTQGTVTVSTRAEELDDGRLAQLAPNGERAPGRYVRLSVKDTGCGMDAETLARIFDPFFTTKFAGRGLGLAAVHGIVRGHRGMMEVESEPGRGTTFHIWFPATEAAAPRAEPPATATCARRGTALVVDDEPAVRAAFARVLKRLGFDVRMAEDGPAALEALRAGIPDLVVAFVDLTMPLMPGDVLARAIRECRPDIPLILMSGYTAEDVAARHGDVGHAVFLHKPFTLEALREALRCALEGKGT
- a CDS encoding sensor histidine kinase; the protein is MIRPSLDFSTDEDRSPRARGETAGEFEAAGDGDVTGRILRRWLLGLRGAVFGLLLVTLPLSERLLGFHVRYALALPAVLAVAAVNAAAVLRARPDRPASRASVALGVGLDMAGIAAVLACAGGAANPFNALLLVHVALAASILPGAATFALTALAACLFAALFAVPSGACCPSHPENGAFSTHLYGMWAAFVMSAGIIAYFVTRVRDALEARGREIARLRREAEQNARFYALGTLAAGTAHELGTPLGTIAVLSGEIAEGSEDPVARRHATAIEAQVERCRRVITKMQGCGLPLAGAAERTEVVDAVERAVAAWRAAHPEASVSVRVGSAAGATVPLPPEEVEAALGALLDNALFATRAAGSDEPIAVVVRPDGQGIAVAVEDGGTGVAEALRDRVGEPFLTTKAPGDGMGLGLFLVRRAVEAKGGKLEVGPRAPRGTRVVLSFSGGEA